In a genomic window of Thermoprotei archaeon:
- a CDS encoding universal stress protein — MFKKILVPIDGSSSSEKAIKTALNIIKVNENALLTLLHVIEPVILNSATQRYDTLPTIAPIITMSRDSKIIDMKRGYEVLKWGKEIVTMSGMNINLETKVTIGSPADEIVREALQGDYDLIVISSNKPKGVKGIGADLINKIIKNTPCSIMIIK, encoded by the coding sequence ATGTTTAAAAAAATATTAGTTCCAATAGATGGTTCCTCATCTTCAGAAAAAGCCATAAAGACAGCATTGAATATAATAAAAGTTAATGAAAATGCTTTATTAACTCTTCTTCATGTAATTGAGCCTGTAATACTGAACTCAGCGACTCAACGTTATGATACATTACCAACGATCGCGCCAATAATCACCATGTCTAGAGATTCAAAAATCATTGATATGAAGCGAGGTTATGAAGTTCTTAAGTGGGGTAAAGAAATAGTCACGATGAGTGGGATGAACATTAATTTGGAAACAAAAGTTACTATTGGTTCACCCGCAGATGAAATAGTTAGAGAAGCATTGCAAGGAGACTATGATTTAATAGTAATAAGTTCTAATAAACCAAAAGGTGTAAAAGGTATTGGGGCAGATCTTATAAATAAAATAATAAAAAATACACCATGCAGTATAATGATTATTAAATAG
- a CDS encoding transposase gives MEIVLSVPFVYEVNDEVRKLLEDFRDMVNFCIGFAVERRITSYAKLRKSVYEEWKGRWDYSTHFCHSACKIALAMLKSFRRLKRKGLAKGDRPEARKLFMQLDPQLYKFYGDRIRISVKPRRFLFIDLKYGEYQRRFIDAWREGKLRTGEITINETKIIVPFKKDVDLSNPSDWIAIDVNESNVTGVSTNPHVMRVESNLRTIHTTYFNIIRRIQRLKKFKPKTAEELLKKYSGRRKRKAKDECHKISRKIVDFAKRHKVGVIMEDLKGIRKRINFSKNLNRRLHSWNFRRLQSYIEYKAKLEGLPVVYVNPKNTSSLCPMCGGRLAPNGYRLVKCECGYESDRDVTACLNMLRMRGAPLPQKALYEPQIIEVRGKGRKSMNPTTVIQLCIKPI, from the coding sequence GTGGAAATAGTCCTCAGCGTTCCATTCGTTTATGAAGTGAACGACGAAGTTAGAAAGCTCCTAGAGGACTTCAGAGATATGGTGAACTTCTGCATAGGCTTTGCAGTTGAGAGGAGGATAACCTCTTACGCTAAACTTAGGAAGAGCGTTTATGAAGAGTGGAAGGGGAGGTGGGATTACTCTACACATTTTTGCCATTCAGCATGTAAAATAGCCTTAGCCATGCTCAAGAGCTTTAGGAGGCTTAAACGTAAGGGATTAGCTAAAGGTGATAGACCTGAGGCTAGAAAGCTCTTCATGCAACTCGACCCGCAACTGTACAAGTTCTACGGCGATAGGATCAGAATATCCGTTAAGCCCAGAAGATTTCTCTTCATAGATTTGAAGTACGGTGAATATCAAAGAAGATTTATAGATGCTTGGAGAGAGGGGAAGCTGAGGACCGGCGAAATCACCATAAACGAGACGAAGATAATCGTACCGTTCAAGAAGGACGTAGACCTGTCCAATCCAAGCGACTGGATAGCAATAGATGTTAACGAGTCTAATGTCACTGGAGTAAGCACGAACCCACACGTCATGAGGGTTGAAAGCAACTTGAGGACGATCCACACGACCTACTTCAATATCATCAGAAGAATCCAAAGGTTGAAGAAGTTTAAGCCCAAGACTGCTGAGGAACTGCTTAAGAAGTATTCTGGTAGAAGGAAGCGCAAGGCTAAAGATGAATGTCACAAAATATCTAGAAAGATCGTAGACTTTGCCAAGCGACATAAAGTTGGTGTAATAATGGAGGACCTCAAAGGAATTAGAAAAAGAATCAATTTCTCCAAGAACCTCAACCGCAGATTGCACTCATGGAACTTCAGGAGGCTGCAATCCTACATTGAATATAAGGCTAAACTTGAAGGTTTGCCAGTCGTATACGTCAATCCTAAAAACACTTCAAGCCTATGCCCGATGTGTGGCGGCAGGCTAGCGCCGAATGGGTATAGGCTCGTGAAATGTGAATGCGGTTACGAAAGCGATAGAGACGTGACCGCGTGCTTAAACATGCTCAGGATGAGGGGAGCCCCGTTGCCCCAGAAAGCCCTCTATGAGCCTCAAATAATCGAGGTGAGAGGGAAGGGACGAAAGTCTATGAATCCCACAACGGTAATTCAACTATGCATAAAACCAATATGA
- the lysA gene encoding diaminopimelate decarboxylase, protein MTSLDEILKRHSNLHVFDDELLMRNFSLSKIAEEYGTPLYVVDSNLIVERYREMKNAFLSENCNALIAYAYKANSLLAITKLLAKEGAGATVVSAYGIKLALLSGVKSEKIVLVGPSKSYYDLIEAVKNNIGLINIESEQELTEINKIAEKTGNKVNIGIRVNLGLSAGAHPKIRTGGRKHKFGVDEKTAIKLYKYASKMKGIKPIALHAHIGSQITDLKVFQLEAQRLALLASIIYKQYKLDVPVLDLGGGLGIPYTSSGERIPYKEFVKIISKAINEVYENARLQKPMMIVEPGRYLVADSTLLLMKVNYIKRLGRKIWILVDTGMNDFIRTAMYNAYHEIIPVKIRNKKETYNIGGPICESSDVFAINRELPEVKKNDLLALLDAGAYGISMSSTYNIRPRPAAVMLFDNKLYLIRERETFEDIIKHDKTLPDC, encoded by the coding sequence GTGACTAGTTTAGATGAAATATTAAAGAGGCATTCCAATCTTCATGTATTTGATGATGAATTGTTAATGAGAAATTTTTCACTTTCTAAAATTGCTGAGGAGTATGGGACACCTTTGTATGTCGTCGATAGTAATTTAATTGTAGAACGGTATAGAGAAATGAAGAATGCGTTTTTATCTGAGAATTGCAATGCATTAATTGCATATGCTTATAAAGCAAATTCGCTTTTAGCAATAACAAAATTACTTGCGAAGGAAGGAGCGGGAGCAACAGTAGTATCAGCATATGGGATTAAGCTAGCATTACTATCAGGCGTTAAAAGCGAAAAAATAGTACTCGTTGGTCCAAGTAAATCGTATTATGATTTAATAGAGGCAGTGAAGAACAATATAGGACTTATTAACATAGAATCTGAACAAGAACTTACAGAAATAAACAAAATCGCTGAAAAAACAGGAAATAAAGTAAATATCGGCATACGTGTTAATTTAGGCTTAAGTGCTGGTGCGCACCCAAAAATTAGAACAGGTGGAAGAAAACATAAATTTGGAGTTGATGAAAAGACAGCAATAAAACTTTATAAATACGCCTCAAAAATGAAAGGAATAAAACCTATAGCTCTTCATGCTCATATTGGATCACAAATCACAGACCTCAAGGTATTTCAACTAGAAGCACAAAGATTGGCATTACTAGCATCAATAATATATAAGCAGTATAAATTAGATGTTCCTGTCCTAGATTTAGGAGGAGGTTTAGGAATCCCATATACCAGCAGCGGAGAACGAATACCTTACAAAGAATTTGTAAAGATCATAAGCAAAGCTATAAACGAGGTTTATGAAAACGCAAGATTACAAAAACCTATGATGATTGTGGAACCTGGCAGATATTTAGTGGCTGACTCAACACTCTTACTAATGAAAGTAAATTACATAAAACGTCTCGGAAGAAAAATTTGGATACTAGTAGATACTGGTATGAACGACTTCATAAGAACTGCTATGTACAACGCATATCACGAAATCATCCCAGTTAAAATTAGAAATAAAAAAGAGACATATAACATAGGAGGACCCATATGTGAAAGTTCAGATGTCTTCGCTATCAATAGAGAATTGCCAGAAGTTAAAAAGAACGATTTACTTGCACTGCTTGACGCAGGTGCATATGGTATATCGATGTCAAGTACTTATAATATACGACCACGCCCTGCGGCAGTAATGCTATTTGACAACAAATTATATCTAATAAGAGAACGTGAGACATTCGAGGACATTATTAAGCACGATAAAACATTACCAGACTGTTGA
- a CDS encoding transposase yields the protein MTEKELIITVKKRVEPKAEKWASFDVNLTNITAFIGGEIKCYDLRELYHIHRTYETKRQRIQKLSKIKPNVSKMLLKKYSKREKNRAKDFMHKLTTQVAGELKERNCGAILENLKGVKGRILNKSKDMNRKLSKWNARTFQFMLEYKLKWLNLPTKYVNPANSSKTCPACSGSMASYLGRIMKCEECGLTMDRDIIAVLNLQMRGIGFSPRALNELIEGEGLSRNENSNSLCIPTQLRTLCRRIDVSKF from the coding sequence ATGACTGAGAAGGAGCTGATAATTACGGTTAAGAAGAGGGTTGAGCCAAAGGCTGAGAAGTGGGCTTCCTTCGATGTTAACTTAACGAACATAACGGCGTTCATAGGTGGCGAGATTAAGTGCTATGACTTAAGAGAGCTCTACCATATTCACAGAACCTATGAAACTAAGCGGCAGAGGATACAAAAGTTATCTAAGATTAAGCCCAATGTATCAAAGATGCTCCTCAAGAAGTACTCTAAGCGTGAGAAGAATAGAGCCAAGGACTTCATGCACAAGTTAACCACGCAGGTTGCGGGGGAGCTCAAGGAGAGGAACTGCGGAGCAATACTTGAAAACCTGAAAGGTGTAAAGGGGCGAATCCTCAACAAGTCTAAAGACATGAACAGAAAGCTCTCAAAGTGGAATGCGAGGACGTTCCAGTTCATGCTTGAATACAAGCTTAAATGGCTTAACTTACCAACAAAATACGTTAATCCAGCCAACTCATCTAAAACCTGCCCAGCCTGCTCCGGAAGTATGGCTTCCTATCTGGGCAGGATAATGAAGTGTGAAGAATGCGGGTTAACAATGGATAGGGATATCATAGCGGTGTTGAACCTTCAGATGCGGGGAATTGGGTTCTCCCCGAGAGCCCTCAACGAATTAATCGAGGGGGAAGGGTTAAGTAGGAATGAAAATAGCAATTCACTATGCATTCCTACTCAACTCAGAACCCTCTGCAGAAGAATTGATGTTTCTAAGTTTTGA
- a CDS encoding lactate utilization protein, with product MYPGDESIRQYYKRLALLAIRELSERGIRGSYVESRSNAVEVLFSIIPDGASIMVSDLEIVDELNISKILESGKYNYLGKRVHSESDPERKYDLLRTSTIVDYYIGSVSALSATGEMVIIDEIGAELASYSYGAKNVILIVGINKIVPTLDDAVKRARTYVAPIKAIKLRAPTPTSTIGKTLIIEREIKKGRITVIIVGEFLDI from the coding sequence ATGTACCCTGGAGATGAGAGCATAAGACAGTATTATAAAAGGCTTGCGTTACTTGCGATACGTGAACTAAGTGAACGTGGTATTAGAGGTAGTTATGTAGAAAGTCGAAGTAATGCTGTAGAGGTTTTGTTTTCAATAATACCTGATGGTGCTTCCATAATGGTGAGTGATTTAGAAATTGTCGATGAGTTAAACATATCTAAGATTCTTGAAAGTGGGAAATATAATTATTTAGGTAAGAGAGTTCATTCTGAGAGTGATCCTGAGAGAAAGTATGACCTGCTTCGTACTAGTACGATAGTTGATTATTACATTGGTAGTGTAAGTGCTCTATCCGCTACTGGAGAAATGGTCATAATAGATGAGATTGGAGCTGAGCTGGCTAGTTATTCATATGGTGCTAAAAACGTTATTCTAATTGTTGGTATTAATAAGATTGTTCCCACTTTGGATGATGCTGTGAAACGTGCACGGACCTATGTTGCGCCAATTAAAGCTATAAAATTAAGAGCACCTACACCAACGAGTACAATAGGTAAGACGCTTATAATTGAGAGAGAAATTAAAAAAGGAAGAATAACAGTAATAATAGTGGGTGAATTTTTGGATATATAA
- a CDS encoding TRC40/GET3/ArsA family transport-energizing ATPase gives MQNLKEILDKGAKFAYVGGKGGVGKTVVAAAIAYYYADQGQKTLLASLNPVHSLSSLFDQDLSGGQIKKVNGIENLYALEVEIEDAIQRYREMVTRRLREFLKWAEIPINPEPFIEIATTNPAFEESAMFDKMMDVMLEQGKQFDKIIFDTAAVANAVRLIGLSKIYGLWLNRMIESRKSALSLREKLSFRKDKVKEEIKKDPMLLDLIQLSEKFNTARKFIVDPSHTRFFFVTLPLSLPISVVIRFINMVNAFDIPVGGVFVNGIISKSDAEKDASGYLKSKYNEQLHYLNIVHKELGPLVIGYIPQYSNEIVGINMLKKTVEDMLTYTPE, from the coding sequence GTGCAAAATTTAAAAGAGATTCTAGATAAGGGCGCAAAGTTCGCATATGTAGGCGGTAAGGGTGGTGTAGGAAAAACAGTTGTAGCAGCAGCAATAGCATATTATTATGCGGATCAAGGGCAAAAAACATTATTAGCCAGCTTAAATCCAGTACATTCGTTATCAAGTCTTTTTGATCAGGATTTATCTGGAGGACAGATTAAAAAAGTTAATGGTATAGAAAATCTTTATGCTCTTGAAGTAGAAATTGAAGATGCTATTCAACGTTACAGAGAAATGGTGACTAGAAGATTGAGGGAATTCCTAAAATGGGCTGAAATACCTATAAACCCTGAACCATTCATAGAAATAGCAACAACAAACCCAGCTTTTGAGGAATCTGCCATGTTTGATAAAATGATGGATGTAATGCTAGAACAAGGTAAGCAATTTGATAAGATAATCTTTGATACAGCTGCTGTAGCAAATGCAGTTCGATTAATAGGATTAAGTAAAATATATGGATTATGGCTTAATAGAATGATCGAAAGCAGAAAAAGTGCATTATCATTAAGAGAAAAATTGAGTTTTAGGAAAGACAAAGTAAAGGAAGAGATCAAAAAGGATCCGATGCTTCTAGACCTTATACAACTGAGTGAAAAATTTAATACTGCCAGAAAATTTATAGTAGATCCATCACATACTCGATTCTTCTTCGTTACATTACCTTTATCATTACCAATCTCAGTTGTCATACGTTTCATTAACATGGTAAACGCATTCGATATACCAGTTGGTGGAGTGTTCGTGAATGGTATCATATCAAAATCTGATGCAGAAAAAGATGCATCAGGTTACCTTAAAAGTAAATACAATGAACAGTTACATTACTTAAATATAGTACACAAAGAATTAGGTCCACTAGTAATAGGTTACATACCCCAGTATTCAAATGAGATCGTTGGTATAAACATGTTAAAGAAAACTGTCGAAGACATGCTCACATACACCCCGGAGTAA
- a CDS encoding helix-turn-helix domain-containing protein gives MEKELLRPKDVAKKFGISVKTLWKWQKKGIIRAVKLPTGKLRYPKSEVERLWR, from the coding sequence ATGGAAAAAGAACTACTTAGACCAAAAGATGTCGCAAAGAAGTTCGGTATCTCAGTTAAAACGCTCTGGAAGTGGCAGAAGAAAGGCATTATTAGAGCAGTTAAACTCCCAACTGGCAAGCTCCGCTATCCCAAAAGCGAGGTTGAGAGGCTATGGAGGTAG
- a CDS encoding ArsA family ATPase, which yields MVGLREFFEKNLDVRVVIFAGKGGLGKTTSSAALSYYMAKQGKKVLCFSTDPQASLSDIFERNIYGKGVIELAPNLHVIEIDADKKIADYQEEIRKKIKDMYKIDEIPKEIDEYISSAAAEPAMYESATYDAMADLVAKGEYDLYVFDMPPFGHGVRMVAMAEILGKWVEKIMEARKMAKEYEEIAANLRGGTISEDLILKELQDINNRIGLFTKILTDRARTAFFMVIIPEKMAILDTERAIKMFKELNMELSGIVVNQVYPPELLKQPGVSEFIVNKIKMQSQYLDEIKRKFGKYLVGLLPMYSREPKGLEMLSRVAEDLMLSPLNI from the coding sequence TTGGTTGGTTTAAGAGAATTTTTTGAAAAGAATCTTGACGTACGTGTTGTTATTTTTGCTGGTAAGGGTGGCTTAGGTAAGACCACTTCTAGTGCTGCGTTATCATATTATATGGCTAAGCAGGGTAAGAAGGTGTTATGTTTTAGTACTGATCCTCAGGCATCGTTGAGTGATATATTTGAGCGTAATATTTATGGAAAAGGTGTTATAGAGTTAGCTCCCAACTTACACGTGATTGAGATTGATGCAGATAAAAAGATTGCTGATTATCAGGAGGAGATTAGAAAGAAAATTAAGGATATGTACAAAATTGACGAGATACCTAAAGAAATTGATGAATACATTTCATCTGCTGCTGCTGAACCTGCTATGTATGAATCTGCGACTTATGATGCTATGGCTGATTTAGTAGCTAAGGGTGAATATGATCTGTATGTTTTCGATATGCCACCATTTGGTCATGGTGTAAGAATGGTTGCCATGGCTGAAATATTGGGCAAATGGGTAGAGAAGATTATGGAGGCGCGAAAAATGGCGAAAGAATATGAGGAGATTGCTGCAAATTTACGTGGCGGTACCATAAGTGAGGATTTAATACTTAAAGAGCTTCAGGATATTAATAATCGAATAGGCTTGTTTACAAAGATTCTAACTGACAGAGCACGCACTGCTTTCTTTATGGTCATTATTCCAGAGAAAATGGCAATTTTAGATACTGAACGTGCAATAAAAATGTTTAAAGAATTGAATATGGAGTTATCAGGAATAGTTGTGAACCAGGTATATCCTCCCGAGCTGCTAAAGCAGCCTGGGGTTTCCGAGTTTATAGTAAATAAGATAAAAATGCAGTCGCAATATCTTGATGAAATAAAAAGAAAGTTTGGTAAATATCTTGTAGGTCTATTGCCTATGTATTCGCGAGAGCCTAAAGGTCTTGAGATGCTGAGTAGGGTGGCTGAGGATCTTATGTTGTCACCGTTAAATATATAG
- a CDS encoding MFS transporter, protein MNDKNEDDLVKSQNNASIDVQSEAVKIVSKAESKAEERQKLLRILYGQQLITSFGNGMVSPFLSVYLIKIGGSASDLGWFQAITNFFTNTAQIFWGRLSDVTGKRIMFIVIGSILSSILWAFIIGVRSPELFILIIALQSFLASMSAPALSALIAELSPTMQRGVVIGIINTMGAVSSLTATLISGFIMQISLTSDVFVIPFIMASVAGIAGSLLMLKMRSVDRTSKSIKTKDLFRYNLFSPLRNETFKVFIGASFLSNFMMAISWPLFNITTIELLNATMLEIAILSVISGFSTFAFQRYVGKLTDKVGRRPIILINRFGLVSVPLFYAFAPDMSILYVSGLSTGILIAMGNVAFIAYVIDISDPMERASYIALYNAANGTGAFFGSLLGGYIGNVMIEKFGLRNGLMYTYLISAIGRAGTALMFLKIKDVMKFPETIFSEFTKITNKMHYKSR, encoded by the coding sequence ATGAATGATAAGAACGAGGACGATTTAGTAAAGTCGCAAAATAATGCATCGATTGATGTTCAATCTGAAGCAGTAAAAATAGTGAGCAAAGCAGAATCTAAAGCTGAAGAGAGACAGAAATTACTTAGGATTTTGTATGGTCAACAACTTATTACATCGTTTGGGAATGGTATGGTTTCACCTTTTCTTAGCGTTTATCTTATTAAAATTGGAGGTTCTGCATCTGATCTTGGCTGGTTTCAGGCCATAACAAACTTTTTTACTAATACTGCCCAAATATTCTGGGGTAGGCTAAGTGATGTTACTGGAAAGAGGATCATGTTTATAGTTATAGGAAGTATTTTGTCATCAATTCTTTGGGCTTTTATTATAGGTGTTAGATCACCGGAATTATTTATACTAATCATAGCTCTACAATCATTTTTGGCATCAATGAGCGCACCAGCACTTTCGGCATTGATAGCAGAACTCTCACCAACAATGCAACGTGGAGTAGTAATAGGAATAATTAATACAATGGGTGCTGTCAGTTCATTAACTGCTACATTAATCTCAGGTTTCATAATGCAAATATCCTTAACCTCAGATGTCTTCGTAATACCATTTATTATGGCATCAGTAGCTGGTATCGCAGGATCGTTATTAATGTTAAAAATGAGGAGTGTTGATAGAACAAGCAAAAGCATAAAAACAAAAGATCTTTTCAGATATAATCTTTTTTCACCTCTTAGAAATGAAACATTCAAGGTGTTTATTGGTGCGTCGTTTTTATCAAACTTTATGATGGCAATTTCATGGCCTCTATTTAACATTACTACTATTGAGCTACTTAATGCTACAATGTTAGAAATAGCTATTTTATCTGTAATAAGTGGGTTTTCAACATTTGCATTTCAAAGATATGTAGGAAAACTTACGGATAAAGTAGGAAGGCGCCCAATAATATTGATAAATCGTTTCGGTCTCGTGTCGGTTCCTTTATTTTATGCTTTTGCTCCAGATATGTCCATACTTTATGTATCAGGTTTGTCTACTGGTATTCTGATTGCGATGGGTAATGTTGCTTTCATAGCTTATGTTATAGATATATCAGATCCAATGGAGCGGGCATCTTATATTGCATTATATAATGCAGCAAATGGAACTGGTGCATTTTTTGGATCATTATTAGGTGGATATATAGGAAATGTTATGATTGAAAAATTTGGTTTACGTAATGGTCTTATGTACACATATTTAATTTCAGCCATAGGACGGGCTGGCACAGCATTAATGTTTCTTAAAATAAAGGATGTAATGAAATTCCCTGAGACAATATTTAGCGAATTTACTAAGATAACCAATAAGATGCATTATAAGAGCAGATGA
- a CDS encoding helix-turn-helix domain-containing protein, whose product MSGDYEELLRPKDVAKIFNISVKTLWEWQRKGIIRAVKLPTGKLRYPRSEVERLWKQLKATGSQ is encoded by the coding sequence ATGTCTGGAGATTACGAAGAACTGCTTAGACCAAAAGATGTTGCAAAGATATTCAACATCTCAGTTAAGACTCTCTGGGAGTGGCAGAGGAAAGGCATTATTAGAGCTGTTAAACTTCCAACTGGCAAGCTCCGCTACCCGAGGAGCGAAGTTGAGAGGCTATGGAAGCAGTTAAAAGCTACAGGATCCCAGTAG
- a CDS encoding transposase encodes MEAVKSYRIPVEAPKDLIEEYFKVKQKALDAIFSHVKISKKAHLNLKAEDRRELRDELLREWKYSKHYVDSVMNSVVGLVKSWITLYNKGKAEGKPEITKKTVYIKSTLFSFRNGILKVSIEPNKRYLEVDLSKCSWIPRDFDKVGGLLMTERELIIVIKKEVELKAEGWASFDVNLTNITTFIDGKIERYDLRELYHIHRVYEVKRQRIQKLMKFKPKTSKKLLKKYSKRERNRAKDFMHKLTTQVAGELKEKDCGAILENLKGIKGRILNGSRKNNRKLSKWNARAFQFMLEYKLEWLNLPVKYVNPANSSKTCPACSGSMASCLGRIMKCEECGLTMDRDIIAVLNLQMRGIGFTQRALNELIEGEGLSRNKSNICIPT; translated from the coding sequence ATGGAAGCAGTTAAAAGCTACAGGATCCCAGTAGAGGCTCCAAAAGATTTAATCGAAGAATACTTCAAAGTTAAGCAGAAGGCTTTAGACGCAATATTCTCGCACGTTAAAATTTCCAAGAAGGCTCACCTTAACTTGAAAGCTGAGGATAGGAGAGAGCTTAGGGATGAACTGCTACGGGAGTGGAAATACTCAAAGCATTACGTTGACTCAGTAATGAACTCTGTCGTAGGACTTGTTAAAAGCTGGATAACGCTCTATAACAAGGGGAAAGCTGAAGGTAAGCCTGAGATAACTAAAAAAACCGTTTACATCAAGAGCACGCTCTTCAGCTTCAGAAACGGTATACTGAAGGTAAGCATTGAGCCTAATAAGCGGTATCTTGAGGTTGACTTGAGTAAGTGTTCGTGGATTCCAAGAGACTTTGATAAAGTCGGTGGGCTACTTATGACCGAGAGGGAGTTGATAATCGTGATTAAAAAGGAGGTGGAGCTAAAAGCGGAAGGTTGGGCTTCCTTCGATGTTAACTTAACAAACATAACAACTTTCATAGACGGGAAGATAGAGCGATATGACTTAAGAGAGCTTTACCACATTCATAGAGTTTATGAGGTAAAGCGGCAGAGGATACAAAAACTCATGAAGTTTAAGCCGAAGACCTCTAAAAAACTCCTCAAAAAGTACTCTAAGCGTGAGAGGAATAGGGCTAAGGACTTCATGCACAAACTAACCACGCAGGTTGCGGGAGAGCTCAAGGAGAAGGACTGCGGAGCAATACTTGAAAACCTGAAAGGTATAAAGGGGCGAATCCTCAACGGCTCAAGGAAAAACAATAGAAAGCTCTCAAAGTGGAACGCAAGAGCATTCCAGTTCATGCTCGAATACAAGCTGGAGTGGCTTAACTTACCAGTGAAATACGTTAACCCAGCTAACTCATCTAAAACCTGCCCGGCCTGCTCTGGAAGCATGGCCTCCTGTCTGGGCAGGATAATGAAGTGCGAAGAATGCGGGTTAACAATGGATAGAGATATCATAGCAGTGTTGAACCTTCAGATGCGGGGAATTGGGTTCACCCAAAGAGCCCTCAACGAATTAATTGAGGGGGAAGGGTTAAGTAGGAATAAAAGCAACATATGCATTCCTACTTAA
- a CDS encoding MFS transporter: protein MVKNDETKKYIILLALFRVLRSTSAGLIALAFPYLVLQKLSYGSFTLGLIYTAATIATAVLGILFGFIADIYDRKQTLIIVALLLPLSSLLIYISNNLFVLFLAAMLGGYSATGSLSGGGIGGAAQPIQNALIVDLTKSENRTFYFSILTFIGGITAAIGSLAARVFTIDHAFLVATLISALSVIVVLPIKTHNTRGKINKLKSKVVIGKFSLTGMINGFTQGLVTPFLIPFFYIVYNIPKSEMSIYAFISGFIGSLALLLAPYLERYFGFVKSIAVTRGLGAILIILLPLIRILPVSLVIYFALPALRIMALPVQQSTIAEMVSSDEVGRALGINQVTRLAASSTGITLTGYFFDTPEIELPFYIYGIMMFINIYLYFKFFGNK from the coding sequence ATGGTCAAGAATGATGAGACAAAGAAATACATCATATTATTAGCTCTTTTTAGAGTTTTAAGAAGTACATCAGCAGGGCTCATAGCATTAGCATTTCCATACTTGGTGTTGCAAAAACTTTCGTATGGTTCATTTACGCTTGGGTTAATATATACAGCCGCAACAATAGCAACCGCAGTACTTGGTATACTTTTTGGTTTTATTGCTGACATATATGATCGAAAACAAACACTGATAATAGTAGCATTATTACTTCCTCTCAGCTCACTTCTAATCTATATATCGAATAACCTTTTCGTCTTATTTTTAGCTGCAATGTTAGGTGGATATTCTGCGACAGGTTCGTTATCAGGTGGAGGTATTGGAGGTGCAGCACAACCAATACAGAATGCACTAATCGTGGATTTAACCAAATCTGAAAACCGAACTTTTTATTTCTCAATACTTACATTCATAGGTGGCATTACGGCTGCAATTGGCTCATTAGCAGCCAGAGTATTTACAATAGATCATGCATTCTTGGTGGCAACCTTAATCTCAGCACTTTCGGTTATTGTTGTTCTTCCCATTAAAACACATAATACAAGAGGAAAAATAAACAAACTTAAAAGTAAAGTAGTAATAGGTAAGTTTTCACTCACCGGAATGATTAACGGTTTTACACAAGGCTTAGTTACACCATTCTTAATACCGTTCTTCTACATAGTTTATAACATACCCAAATCAGAAATGTCAATTTATGCATTCATAAGTGGATTCATAGGATCTTTAGCACTTCTTCTTGCACCATATCTAGAACGTTATTTTGGCTTCGTGAAAAGTATAGCAGTAACTAGGGGTTTAGGAGCAATCTTAATAATCTTACTACCTTTAATTAGAATACTGCCTGTCTCATTAGTAATATATTTTGCATTACCAGCATTAAGGATTATGGCCTTACCAGTTCAACAGTCCACAATCGCAGAAATGGTAAGTTCAGATGAAGTAGGAAGAGCATTAGGAATAAATCAAGTAACACGTCTCGCTGCTTCATCAACTGGAATTACATTAACAGGATACTTTTTTGATACACCAGAAATAGAGCTACCATTTTATATTTATGGCATAATGATGTTTATTAATATTTATCTCTACTTCAAATTTTTCGGAAATAAGTAA